The Fusarium fujikuroi IMI 58289 draft genome, chromosome FFUJ_chr05 DNA segment AATTGAGTTGTAGAGTTCATGCACTTTGTCTCTGTTTTCACACGAATGGCGCTCTTTCGTCCATGTATGTACACTCAAAACAAGCATAATCTCTTCCTGAAGATGCTGCAATTGTGCCTCACCCTTTTCCCTCCAAACAAACACAGCCCCCTGGGGGGCATGGTGTAGTAATAGGCATGTTCCGAGTGTTTGTATCAAAAGAGTGTTATTTTAGTAGCATGGCCAGTGTGTTTCCGTCAACAGGGATTATAACTAACTTTCTTGGACTGTAAATCTTCTGAGGCTCATACATAACGGCACACACAGTTACACGGATGGATGCACTTCTGTGATGAGATGACTTTTTCATATAAATTGATTCGAGCCCAGGATTGAATCAATGCATCAGCGCTACTCACCACGCTTGGATGCCCGTTTACCTTGCGAGAGCCACTCGTTGGATGCCGCTATGATACTGCACGGCCGGATCGCCGCATTTTTAATTTACGTAGCTGCAGCTTCTCATCCTGTTTGCTATTTCCCTGGATCggcttgtttctgtttcatGAAACGGGATGGGGGTTCATGATCCTTCGTAATCAATATCAACATGATTTCTGCTCTTGACGCGGCTCGATATTGTTCGAATTACGGGAACTTGAGATTGTGACACCATTTGCTTTGGATGCGGATATCTCGGAAATTGCGTCACTATATGGGCCGCGTCTCAATGgagtttgttttgtttgaATCCTACGTCCACCCATATTGAGTTTGATCTTTGAGTTGATGCTCTCAACAACCATCTATCAACACCTGACATCCCTGCTGTAGAGCCAGTATAGCTGTTGTTGGGaacgtcatcgtcgtcaccATCCTCGAAATTATCTATCTTAAGATACTCTCGAGTTTGCCTTTCAGCGACAGGGAATCCATCctagaggaggaaagaaaacttaggatcTTGAacctaaatgataaaaagatttaggtgGCTTGtgataaatttaggatagattgaggataccttttactaagtttattttaacatCTTATATCACGGTTCGATGTTtccttgctccctgaggccaTCCGCTACCCGAAACCATATGAATATGTTCTGTGTTACCATATCTgagtcttcatcttcagtgtAAATATCGTCGTAATCAATATCAGCAATCCCGCAACTCTCAGTTGTTGGGCTACACTTTAAGCGGAACGATGTCGCAGTTTCCGAGCCTTGTTTCCTCGTTGCTTTGTCCCCAGATATTCATGTAAATCCAAGATACACAAGACGGTGATCGCCTCCACAAAGTACATGCTCACGGATACCCAAGTTGGTATCAGTCCGCCTTGTGAGTACAAATGGGAGGAAGGCAACAATGGGATGGCTGGTAAAGGAACTTCCAGGGCTAGGGATAGTAACCGGCATTCGTCTGCAAGAGAAACTTGACCTTCCAGGCCTTAGAAGGCTGAGATTGGTTCTTGAACGAAAGACATATATGTGTTTATCTAGGCTGTTGCCTTGAGATCCATATCATATTAAGCTGCTTGAGCCCTCTTTAAACACTTATGTCGGGCACATGTTAAAAAGGCACCGGTCCAAAGGGCACCAATGTCCTGATCACGTCTGATGAGGGTTCGCAAAAGGGCATTGTCATCACTTGATTAGTTCAAAAATGCAAAGGAACATTGTAACTAGATACCACATATTTTGCACTCAATATCAGATTCGTAGAAGACGCTGCATATGATTGCTTTCAGCCCTCTCATGTTGCGGCTGAGGGTAAGGAGTTTGTCTATTTGAGACTCATCCATGAGATATGGCTTGCTGCAGCTGGATTCCCTTCCGCCTTTATCATACTACAAAACTGATCTTGATAACTCGATGGACCTGTCCAGTACTAGCTAGTCTTATAGACCACAGAAAATACAGGAGCGTGCCATTCGAGCCTTGAATAGTCGGGTCCCAGCTACCATCGTTTGATAGAACAGCACTCCACCTTTGAGCAGCATCCGCTTCAACTTCGCCAATATCAACCTCTATAGTAGAATTACCAGTACTCGAGAGTGTTCCGGAGTCCTGGTTAACGTTGTATGACCAAGACTGAGATAGTTGTGCCTCGTGGATCAACTCTGTCCACCGTGTTGAGGATGTACGCCCATGCCTGGATCAATATTGGCATATGGTCCTTCTCTCTACCGTCAACGTCCATTCGAGACTCTTTTAAGTTTCCGGGAATTATAGCCGCGTTTATTTGTGCCGGTTTGTCCCAGGCTACTAGAACTATTGCTCCCTGACCAAATGGCGGTACATGATTCGTATCGGTCGTGGCAGCCCAGATTGATCTTTCTCGAATTATGGCAACATTTGTAAAGACATCATCGACTTTGGTATCTTTAGGAAATATTGGGTGTTTTGGATATGCCCCTGGATGCTTGATAGACAGTCTCCAATAAGCTGGTCATTGTCGGACGCCAAATCTCGAATGTTGAGCCATGTGCCATATCTCCGTGCATACATGGCGCGAACAGCCTGCTCGCTGGGCCGTATTGCATCTTGCATTTCCCAGACTGTTTATCTTGGCAGAATTTTGCGGACTGCGGAGGTGTGATTTCATGGTTGTTATGTTGTTTGGCTGTGGATCATATAAAACTCCATTTCCAAGAGTCTGTTGGTTGAGGTCTATAATGACATCTTGGTAAGCATCTATCAAAGGACATTCGCAATTCCACGAGATTCTTGCTTTTGGGGGCGTATCTTGTAGCCAATTTAGAGACGGGATTTTCCATGTTTCTAACTTTTGATATCCAAAAGAGCGAAAACAACGTGACAAGGGTTGTGTGTTGCTAACAACAGGTAGAGAAATTGGCATACTTCCATTGCTCGGGGTATATGACACCGTAACCTTCCACTTACGCGTACAATGCAAAAGAAATAACTCAGACTGACAAAAGGATAACTCCCCTTTATTTCCGAATATCTCTGTGTCAAACAACTCCGCCCAACTATTTCTAATAGGTCTCTAAGTCATGATGGTATGGGGTAAGCTGCAAGAGAGATTAGATTGATAAGATGAGATTGTCATGGCCCCCGACACCGGAACGATCTAAACAGCCGTGTCGCAATTTTCTGCTCGCACATTGCAATGCAATCCAAGCTAGACCTGGGTATTTTTCTAGAATTCAGCGTTGTTGTACGTAACGAGATCATTGTTGGGAACTGGACCGTGAACCCCCTGCATGATTGGCATGATGCAAACAAGTGAAATCTTCTCGTCTCATGACGGGTAAAAAAAACAACGTGGGGTATCCTCGTGACATTGCACAAGTCCATAAAGAGGGAGTGGTATTTTTGTactttttgttttgtttatTCGGTGTAATAGTATTACATTGCAGCTCGAGCACGACATAGCCGTCACCGCCGGATTATACCATACGTGTCAGGTGCATGTATCCAATTGTTTTTGTACATGGATGTCTAAGTAAAAAGTTGACAGCACTAGATCCACTTGAGCTCTCGGGAACAAAGAGGGGCAGGCGAGACACGACGAGACTCGCTTCCATGATAGGTTTGAATCGGGTTCTGAACTCGAGGGTTATGCTATTCTTGGCAATTCTGACAAGCTTCAGGAATTGGTCCTGGACTTTACCGTAGATATACTAGTTTCTGGTTTTGGGGTCGTTATCTAACTTGATTCGAGTCTGGGTCGAGCTGTGGCTGGTATCAAGTGACTGACGCATCATCGACGAATCTCATTGATGCAATCGATCTCACTGCCACTattcactcactcattcgTTTGCTCACTCACTCGCTCACTCACATTCCATTCCATTTCCTCAATCTCACTCACGATATTCTACGCAGATCCACCGAGAACTACTCTGTTCTGCAGTTTCAATGGCTGCTTCTAAGCTCATATCATAACTCATTCTTCCTTTTACCTCCGTGATTCTTTCGTCCCGCTCCGTCTCCCCGCTTCATCAACTCCCGGCCGCCGTTGGTAACATTGATAACATAACATAACCCACTTCTTTTTCACTCATCATAGCCCCAGTTCCAGTTCCAATCATAGTTCCAGTTCATTCCCCTGCAGACATCATTAGTCCTATTCTGTAACTAAACAtcgcctttctcttttcatACCTACTCTCGATCTCTCTCCCTTCTTGCATACCTTTCTCTGCCGTGTCTAGCCCCGATCAGACAAAGTTCCGCATCCCGGGCCCTCCTCCGGCCTTCGACATCCGGTTCTATCATTCTCGGACCCCCCCTCTTACCGACTCGAGCCCCCCCTACCCATCCCATTCTATCCCCTATGCTTATCAGATCCTGGGGATCGTGGGCTCACACTGTACCTACTGTTTTTTCCATGTGCCAAGACGCAAGTCACTagtaaaagaaacaaaagaaacaCCCCCAAAAAAGCCATGGCGCGTTTTGTGGATTtggaggaggacgaggatgttGGAGCGGGCCCTGGCGGCTTTACCGTTAACGATCCTCGTGCCGCTTCTGCACCTCATCATGAGGTCGTGCCGCCCATTCCGCCTCCTggtcctcttcatcatgacgacCCCCAGCAGAGTGAGCTTTCTCAAAAAgatcagcatcttcatcttctcaggAAGCTCCAATTGTTGTCTGCCAGCAGCCGGAATGGACCTTGGCCTCATTCATTGTATAACCCAGAGCCGCTAGGCACCATGGACTCTTCTACCTTTCAGGCGCCTATTACCAACGCCTTCCAGTGTTATCCGTGAGTGCGATCCCTTATTCAATCAATTTTCTGTCCAAATGCTTTGAGTGATTCGTGGCTGAAGCTGTTAACCTTCATCATGATATCTGCTGCTTCGTTGAATACCGAATTTGACATGTCATGACAACTCCCACTGACCCCCCAAACAGTGTCGTCGAAGCCATTGCAGCATCTATCGACCTTAATACACTCGACGCTCTTTCGCGTACCTGTCGACTCATCCATCATGGCCTTATTCAGTACCGTACTACTCTGATCAACTCTACCCTCCACTGCCAGAACGAAGAAGTCCCCGTTGATGGCTCCGAAACCTTTCGCTACCGCGCCCGCGCTGGTAATTGGTTCTACATGGAAGATGGGCGCAGTTACAATGGCAAATCAGGCGACTGCGCTCGCGACATGGTTGGCGAGTGCCGTCGATGCGGCGATGTGATATGCCGGGTATGTACAGCGATCTGCGAGCTGCCGAGTTTTGGCCCAATCGCGTGTTACTGACCATGAACTCTGCAGAACTGCGCCATCAAGCCACCGGCTTCCGTCGCCCTCAAGGAGAGGCATAGGAGACTCTGCAAACCTTGTGTTCACGCACCTATAGCCACTCTTATCAAGGCCCCTGTAGATTCAGATGTACCATTGTCATCTGAGTTGGTGTCGCGTGACGTTTGTAAGTGCGCCGACGAGGGCGTTTGGCTCTGCCAGCCATGTGGGCGAAGCATTCGTGCCGCAGATCATGACTACCAGCGGTATGTGTTTAATTTCCAAAGGAAGCTTACTCTCATACTGACCGATGGCTTAGTATATGGCGTTGGCGAAACCAATACGGTGAGGTTCTCGGCGGCCTTGGAACAGGCATAGGCGAGGGCGTTCGTGGCGTCGTGTGTGGCCGCGAAGCAGATTGCTGTGCCGCCAAAGAAGTCGAGCATCAGGTAGATTGCGACGCCGAGGACGCCCGGGACGGCAATGTGGCTCCGACTCCGGCCCCGCAACAAGCTCCGGTTGATGCACTCATCGACCAGCTCCGGCTTACACATGAGCGCACACCGTCACCGTCCCTCGGCCCTGGCTACCTTCGCCATGAGATCGAGGGCATTGGCGGTGTTGTGAAGCGCAAACGTGTTCGCATGGTGCGTGTCGGCCACTGTGTCCCTGAGTGGGATGATGAGCGCACCAGCGGTAGTCGTATCCTCGGCCGAGAGGTTAGAGGAGAACGTCGTTCGTGGTGCGGCTGGTGTAACCGTGTGATCCCTGGTGAAAAGGATCTCTTCAATGAGCcaccctcttcatcgtcttcaagcGCTGGAGGAAGCCGTCGCACATCGACGTCGACTACTAGATCGACTGAGATGAACTTGGATTGAAACAAAAGTTGCCCCGTATAGTTTTACTTGGTTGATTTTACGAATGTTCGTATATAGGTGTGTATCGACATCTTGGATAAGCTTTAATTGTTTACTATATGGGAACAAGGGGTACATATGGGACACAATTGGAGAATTGTTGGGCATTGAATGTCATAAACTCGTCGGCATACGCCACTCATGATACACGAGATAGGGAGACACGGGTAAAAATACAATAGTCTATTGTATTCAGGGAGTTTTTGGTATTTGGAAATTATACAGGTTTTACCCTATCGTTGGGCAAGAATCAACACTATTCGCATTTCACTTCATTCTCCATGACCATAAATAATCCTACATCAACTCAGGTAACTTTCCATGTTTGTACAAGTCTAATAGACTGTGCCACGCCGACACACCGAAGAATAAACTCCTTACAACTCGCCACGGTACAGCATATCTGTCCTCCTCTTGCGGTCCTCTCTTGCGGCGGTTCGAATAGCACCCCATCGTGATTCCCTCCTCTCCTGCTTGCGCTTAAGACCCTCAAGGTGCGACTTGGGTGCAGGAGCAGCCATCTTGACGAAAACAGGCGAGCAGCCAAACTTTTCAGCCAGTTTATTCACACTCCATGTAACGGGATCGTCTGCCCTTAGTCGCTTCATCTCCCTGatatcctcagccttgaggtTGTATACAGGATTGCGGCGAGGATAGTCCATCTTTGGGGCAAGTTTGCCGGGTGCGATAGGTTCTAGAGGAGATCCTGGGGTATGCCGCATTCGTGTGAGAGCGGCACGGCGGGGGTCGCTATGtgggaggaagatgaaaggtgtgtgaagaggagaggccTCGGAAGAAGGCGGGTTGTAGATGATAGAGTCGGAGGCCGGGAATGCTGCCTTTCGGTCTGGGAGAAAGGACTCATGAGGGGCAATCTTTAAAGACCGTTTTGTTCGGCTTGTTGTCTTGTGGCCACGGCAAGGAATGGTAGGAAGGGCAGCACGAGGGCTGAATAGCCTGGCGGCTGGTCGGACGAGGCTTCGAAACTCCATTGTGACTTGATGGGCTGTCGTCGAGGGTCCCGTGACGAGGATATAGTTATACAAGTGAATGAAGATGTGGTTTGACTATGTATGGACCTCGAGGACCGGGCTGAAAGCGATTGGCCGCGGTAATTGGCGTATCGTGTGGTTACCGCTGGACCCTGCAAACCACCTGAAGTTGACGATCTGAAGTTTCTGCCACCCACAGCTACGCTTACCTAAGGCACCTTACCTGATGGCTCAAGTCACGTGTTTAGTTCAGCTCCAAAGTCACATGGCAAGAACTGGCCCGGCCTTCTTCGCGTTAGCTCCAAACTTATACGCTGATGACGTCGGCCCTTCACCAGGAATGCCCCTCGACATTGACCCCTCGTGGCTATTAACTCCCGCTTACATGCAGTCAGTGGAATGAGATGAAACTTCAAGCTGACGAGTCCCTTGTTTCATTTCTCCAAGGCCATAGAGATCTACAGAAAATTCCAGAGAAATGGAGAAATTGTGGAAGATCAATCAGTCACCCTTATCAGTGGCAAATTATAGCAGGGAAAAGGGGGTCAACGGGGCCGGCACATGGAGCCTGTCAGAGCTTGAGTAGCCAAAACGGTGCTGAATTGGAAGCCCAATGATGCATCTCAGATTgggtttttggtgttgttgatgtttggaACCAAAAAAGCAATCAGCGGTGGGTAAAACAAGGCAGActtttccctctccctcctcgTTGGTCATTACTCTGATGCAGATACGCGCGGATCTTTATCCCTTATTAGCCTGTTCCGCCAgggcaagatgaagaaagggCCCTGAAGGAGTCGTCACGAGGTCCATGTTGGTAGCGGGGCTGTAGCCGGGTTGGTGATTAACAGTAATGGGATGTGATAAGAGGTGACCAACTTGGTGACCATGAACACCCAACCAACTTATTCCAAGGCAGAGAGAAAATATGCAGGCTGAGGGGGAAATGGAGTGATAAAGACTGATACAGCATCACATGTTATCAATGCTGTGACTGTACTGTACGAGGGAGAGAGCGAAGGCAATATCATGTCATTTCAAGGTGAAGGGATATTTTGAACCCATCGGATCAGTCCCTCAACATCTGAGATAGGCAGCCCAGGGCTGACCTTGGTACTATTGGGAGAAAGTCCCTTTGATACAAGCAGGCTATGGTGCCTGACTTGCATTGACGAGAGTCCCATGTCGagtgcatgcatgcatattATGGATGGATTGGAGACAGACGTAACACCAAACGTAGGATCACAACATGGAGACCCaacagaaagagaagagcatCTGGGAGGACGAGATACTAAAACGTGGTCACAGTCACAGTCTGGGGCCTTGTATCGCCTTTACGGCATGGCATCTCGATGTCTACCGTTTTAAGcaggttttactaataatGCCTCTCTCGTCCATCGCCCATCGTCCATCGTCCATCATCCGTTGGCCAAGTTGGCAAAGGTCCCGTGGTTCAAAACCCTTTCCCAGCTTGCATCCATCGTTTACATTGGATCCCTCCATGGAANNNNNNNNNNNNNNNNNNNNNNNNNNNNNNNNNNNNNNNNNNNNNNNNNNNNNNNNNNNNNNNNNNNNNNNNNNNNNNNNNNNNNNNNNNNNNNNNNNNNNNNNNNNNNNNNNNNNNNNNNNNNNNNNNNNNNNNNNNNNNNNNNNNNNNNNNNNNNNNNNNNNNNNNNNNNNNNNNNNNNNNNNNNNNNNNNNNNNNNNNNNNNNNNNNNNNNNNNNNNNNNNNNNNNNNNNNNNNNNNNNNNNNNNNNNNNNNNNNNNNNNNNNNNNNNNNNNNNNNNNNNNNNNNNNNNNNNNNNNNNNNNNNNNNNNNNNNNNNNNNNNNNNNNNNNNNNNNNNNNNNNNNNNNNNNNNNNNNNNNNNNNNNNNNNNNNNNNNNNNNNNNNNNNNNNNNNNNNNNNNNNNNNNNNNNNNNNNNNNNNNNNNNNNNNNNNNNNNNNNNNNNNNNNNNNNNNNNNGCGACTCACATAAATTGCCCCACTAAATGCCCTGGATAGTGCAATCATCCCGCCTCCAGTTGGGTCCCGTGCCTTGATCAAAGTGCGCTGATCTTGGGAAAAGTTgaagcttgacttgacctCCAAAACGAATTGTAAAGCCACCTACGCCGCCCGTCAGCCCCCCCAGTCATTATCAATTCCATTTACTTTTCTCTTAACCTTTTGAAGCTCGTCTCATCCTTCCATTCATCCCCCTCTTCACGAATTCTGACTTTTGTCTCCCTTTCATTGTTCATTTCGGCAGACAATAAATAGAAGATCCATCTCGAAGCATCCTTGCAACTTACCTACAACGGGCAACGAGGCGAGCGACATCCGACAAAAGCAATAAACTTATTTTAGTTTATCGTCTTCGTACCTGCACCTGCACCTGCACCTACGCTTGCGCCTCCAGtcctctctctccctctatCCCGAGTCCCTTGGCACCTACGAATACGCTACAGCCGTAGCCATAGCGCGCCCAAAGTCTCAGCCCGCTCTGCCCTGCCGAGCATTGTACCTAACTCACCCACAATCTATCTCCGactctctctgtctctcttcaACTCAAGTCAGCCAGCATCGAGCAAATTTTGGAATCGTTGTCTCGGCCACTCTCTAGAGCATCAGCCACAAAAACTCAAGTGCATCACGCAGACCCTCAGACCTAGACGGCGTCAAGCGGACAACGGCATTGCCGCGATTAGCAGGTCCCTAGGAGTTAGCGCTGGCCGTTGCGGGTCTTTGTTTACGGAGTCCCCAGTATTGTACCGGGAGCTACGGACTGTTTTACAGGGCAgatatacctaggtaagtTCCATGAAGGTGCTATCTAATCCAATATTCAATGTTTCTCCCATCCAAAGGGCAGCACCAACGCCAAACTCAAAGCCAAAAGTCTCAGTTACACAAGGTCACATCACATCTGACTTTGTTTTTTCTGCTTTCCCCGAATTTCTCATCCGATACTTCACGCCCGCTACTTAAATATCTCTTCTGCCCGCCCGCCTGACTGTCATCTGTCTTTGCTCCTCCCACTTGCCGATATAGACTTGCATTCCACGACTTTCGTTACTGACTCGACCTTATTGGGCAGTCCCGTACAATCTTTTGCAGCTGCAAACGTTCTACCGTATATAGTTTATCACCAAAAAACCGTCGAAGACGCTTAAACTCAGGCGCTCAACATCTAGGCTCATTTGTCAACATGAGTCTCGCCGAAGCAGCCCCCATCACCCGCGATGACCGTTTCGCCAACACCGAGTCTGTCGATGACCAGCGGTTAGGTGACTCAACCCCTCGAGCCAGCGATTTCAACAACGAGGCCGATCAAAGAGAAGATACAAAGAAGGACGGGAAGAGCAAGATGCGCAGCTTGTTCGGcctcggcaagaagaagccctcTGTGCTTACAAAGTCTGATATCAAACCCGACACAAACAACTCCAAGTCTGAATCCCAACCGGGATCTCGTTCTGAGTCACAAACTCCTTCCAACGCGAATTCCAACCCTGCCAGTCCACCTCTATCCCGAGATGCTTCTAAGCTGTCCTCGAaacagccatcatggcctcCTGCTAGCGAGCAGAGCTTTGCCCTCCCCTCATCTCCAGGTCGCGGCTTCACCGGCTCTCCACGACTTTCCTCGCCAGCCACATCACAGATCTTTGAGCGTGATGTCCAAGATAGCACTGTGCTCAAGCCCAACTCTCCGGCCATCCCTACACATATTCAGACCGAAAACTACATTCCTCCCGTTCTTGACGATGCGTCCGAGGCCATCACGAACGAAAAGCTGGACCCTGATACAGTCGAGATTGTAACCCACAGCTCGCATCAACCCGCGGCTGTGACTGTTACAGGAGCCAGCAATGTTCTTCCCTCGTACGACCTTGGAGCCAGCGAGTGGGCAGCCGAGCTCGCTTCCTTTGCTGATCGAGAGGCTGTCTCGGCCGACAACGCTTCCAACTACGGCTCCTTGGACTCTTCCGATGTCCGCCGGCTCTCGTTCATTTCGTTTGCCGATGTTGTACAGGCTGAACACAACCCTCTTTCCGGTGTTGCGAGCTCCCGCGACAGCATCCACCTTGCAGGACTTACGTCTCTCCCAGCAGCGGTCAACCGTTCGCCTTCGCCCATTCGATCACCCGTGTCGAGCCAAGGACCCGAGACAAGCCCTCCCACAAGCAACCCTGGCAGCATGAAGGGTATCGAGTTGAGTCCAACTCGAAGACCTCTTGGTAGCCCGACAAGCACaaacaacctcaagctcaaccctTCAGGGGGTGATCTGAACATCGAGACCATGAGCCAAGCCCTACGACGAACCGGTAGCAGTGATCTGAGCCATGTTCGCAGTGGTCCTGCAAGCCCAATTGAGATAACTCACCTTCGTTAATTGCATTTTTTGGCACGACAGGAGTACGCTATTCAAGCAGGAGAAACGATGATATCCACACAGCAAATGCAATATTTTATACAATTTGGTGACTttagttaacttttattctATTC contains these protein-coding regions:
- a CDS encoding related to ribosomal protein YmL20 precursor, mitochondrial, translating into MEFRSLVRPAARLFSPRAALPTIPCRGHKTTSRTKRSLKIAPHESFLPDRKAAFPASDSIIYNPPSSEASPLHTPFIFLPHSDPRRAALTRMRHTPGSPLEPIAPGKLAPKMDYPRRNPVYNLKAEDIREMKRLRADDPVTWSVNKLAEKFGCSPVFVKMAAPAPKSHLEGLKRKQERRESRWGAIRTAAREDRKRRTDMLYRGEL